In Onychostoma macrolepis isolate SWU-2019 chromosome 14, ASM1243209v1, whole genome shotgun sequence, a single window of DNA contains:
- the exosc3 gene encoding exosome complex component RRP40, producing the protein MDTIHACFKEKIGEVLLPGDVFSFRLPESGDGSIKTEKTICGPGLRRNGEEVQVCKSGILRHKQPNMYWIDSQQRRYVPAKGESVIGIVTAKSGDIFKVDVGGSEQASLSYLAFEGATKRNRPNVQVGDLVYGQFTIANKDMEPELVCIDSCGRANGMGVFGADGLLFKVSLGLVRRLLVPQSEIIKDLEKIFPFELVVGMNGRVWVKAKTVQQTLIVTNLLETCENMTSQQRQTLFKRVADGCL; encoded by the exons ATGGACACCATACATGCTTGTTTCAAAGAGAAAATCGGTGAAGTGCTTTTACCCGGAGATGTGTTCTCATTCAGGTTGCCTGAATCTGGAGATGGTAGTATCAAAACCGAGAAGACCATATGCGGTCCAGGGCTCCGGAGAAACGGAGAGGAAGTTCAAGTGTGTAAAAGTGGAATTTTGCGCCATAAACAGCCAAATATGTACTGGATAGACTCTCAGCAGAGACGG TATGTACCAGCCAAAGGTGAAAGTGTGATCGGCATTGTGACTGCAAAGTCTGGAGATATCTTCAAAGTGGATGTGGGAGGAAGTGAACAGGCATCTCTTTCATACCTGGCATTTGAGGGAGCAACCAAGAGGAACAGACCTAATGTGCAG GTTGGAGATCTGGTGTACGGTCAGTTCACAATTGCCAACAAAGATATGGAACCCGAGTTGGTTTGTATAGACAGCTGTGGCAGGGCCAACGGGATGGGGGTGTTTGGAGCTGATGGGCTGCTGTTTAAAGTATCATTGGGACTTGTGCGAAG ACTTCTGGTTCCTCAGAGTGAAATAATAAAGGACCTGGAGAAGATTTTTCCCTTTGAGCTGGTCGTTGGGATGAATGGCAGAGTGTGGGTGAAAGCAAAGACTGTTCAGCAGACGCTGATAGTGACCAATCTTCTGGAGACATGTGAGAACATGACCTCACAACAGAGACAGACACTGTTTAAGAGAGTGGCAGATGGATGCCTCTAG